DNA from Nocardioides seonyuensis:
GCAGCGGCTGGTCGGCCACGACGCCGAACCTGCCGTCGGACACCTCGCGGCTGTCGGACACGATCTCGCCGTCGCGGGTGATCTGGTCCTGCCACTCGGCGCGGTAGCCGACGATCTCCTCGTGGCTGCGGCCGACGAAGTTCCACCACATGACGATCTCCTCGCCGAAGGGCGGGCCGCCCACCAGGACCAGCCGGGCCTCCTCGCCGGCCGCCACCTCGATCACGGAGCGTCCGGGCGCGAGGTAGGCGAGCTCGCCCGGCTTGAGCTCCTCGCCGTCGACGCTGATGAGGCCGACGTCGAGCAGGACGCCGTGCTCGAAGGAGTCGTCGACATCGACCGTCAGGGACCCGCCCGTGGCGAGCATGATCTCCGCGCCCAGGAGCGGCGAGTGGGTCGGCACCGGGGACGTCGACCCCAGGGCCGAACCGAGGAACACCCGTGCCTCCCAGCGGGGTCCACGCACCGCGGGCGGCACGTAGTGGTCGAACGTCGGGGGCGTGTGCCGGCTCGCGTCAGGGAGCGCCACCCAGAGCTGGACCCCGTGCAGGACGGAGGTCGACGGCGGGGACACCTCGGAGTGGCTGATGCCCCGGCCACCCGTCATCAGGTTGAGCTCGCCGGGACGCACCATCGCGTGGTTGCCGGCGGAGTCGCGGTGCTCGACCTCACCCTCGAAGAGCCAGCTCACCGTCTGCAGGCCCGTGTGCGGGTGGGGCGCCACGCTCATGCCCCCGGTCTCCTCGACGTCGTCCGGGCCGTAGTGGTCGATGAAGCACCAGGCACCGATCAGCGACCGGGAGCGCTGCGGCAGCGTGCGTCGTACGTGCATCGCCCGCGGGCCCCCCAACGGGACCTCGCGGGGAGTCATCACCTGGACCCCGCGCGGCTCGTCACCGGAGGACAGGGTGACCTCGTCGGGGCGACGGTCGGGGTTGGTCATCAGCTCAGCTGCCTCGGCTCCGGACTGGAGAGGGTTCGTCCTTGGATAGTAGGCCGCCGCTCAACCGGGTGCGCCGACGGATGCGACGATCCCGGCCTGCTGGCAGGAATAGCACCCTCCCCCGCACGGTTGCGGCCAGGCGTGACCTCTCTCTTCGAGCCCCTGGCCCTCGGCGCGGTCAAGACCGCCAACCGCGTCTTCATGGCGCCTCTCACCCGGATGCGTGCGACCGTCCCCGGAGACGTCCCCAACGACCTGATGCGGGACTACTACGTCCAGCGGGCCAGCGCCGGCCTGATCGTCTCCGAGGGCACGCAGATCAGCCCGGAGGGCAAGGGCTACATGGACACCCCCGGCATCCACAGCGAGGAGCAGGTCGCAGGCTGGCGCCGGATCACCGACGCCGTGCACGACGCCGGCGGGCTGATCGCCGCCCAGCTGTGGCACGTGGGGCGGGTGTCGCACGAGTCGTTCCACGGTGGTGACCTGCCGGTCTCGGCGAGCGCGGTGTCGTACCGCAACCGGACGAGCGTGCGCGGTGAGGACGGCCGACCCACTCGCGTCGACTGCCCCACCCCCGCGCACTCGACACCGACGAGGTCGCACGAGTCGTCGAGGACTACCGCAGGGCCACGGTCAACGCCCGCGAGGCCGGCTTCGACCTCGTCGAGATCCACGGCGCCCACGGCTACCTGCTGCACCAGTTCCTCGCAGCCGACAGCAACCAGCGCACCGACCTGTACGGCGGCCCCCGCGAGAACCGCGCCCGGCTGATGCTCGAGGTCGTCGACGCGGTGGTCGACGAGTGGTCGCCTGACCGCGTCGGCATCAGGATCTCCCCCATCGGTCGCTTCAACGGCCTCGAGGACCCCGAGGGCGAGCAGGCTGGGCTCTACGTCGCCCGCGAGCTCGCCGGCCGCGACCTGGCCTTCCTGCACCTCTCGGAGCCCGACTGGGCGGGCGGCCCCGCGCTCGACGACGACTTCCGGGCGGCGCTGCGCGAGGCCCACCCCGGTCCGATCGTCGGCGCCGGCAGCTACGACCTGGACAAGGCCAGGCGCCTGCTCGACGCGGGGTTCATCGACGCGGCAGCCTTCGGCCGTTCCTTCATCGCCAACCCCGACCTGCCGCGTCGGCTCGAGAAGAACCTGCCCCTCAACGAGCCCGTGCCGGACACCTTCTACGGCGGCGACGCCGAGGGCTACACCGACTACGCCAGCATCGACTGACGGGCGCTCGATCTTGCCGCCGTCACACGGGGTCGATGACGTGGCGCAGGTATCGCATGGGGTGCTCGAGGTAGCGCCGCCAGTGGGCGACGAGCTCGAGCTCTTCCCAGACAGCCTCACGGACGCCCCACGGCCCGATCTCGAGGATCCGCGCCCCGGGCAGGGCTGCCAGCAGCGGTGAGTGGGTGGCGCAGAGCACCTGCGCCCCGGCCGCAGCCAGGTCGTGGAGCGTCCCGACCAGGGCGATCTGGGCGCTGAACGACAGCGCTGCCTCCGGCTCGTCGAGGCAGTAGAGGCCGGGAGAGTCGAAGCGCGTGCGCAGGACCTCCAGGAACGACTCGCCGTGGCTCATCTCGTGGAACTGCGGGTCATTCTCGGTGCTGAACGACTCCTGCCGGGTGAAGTAGCCGTGCATGGTCTCGGCGCGCAGGAAGAACCCCCACCGGGGCGCGCCCGGCGATCGTTCCAGCCTGATCCACCCGTGCAGCGGCGACTCCGTGGCGCGGGTGCCCTCCTGCACGTTGCGGGTGCCACCCTCGGCAGCAAGGCCGAACGCCATCGCGACCGCCTCCACGAGGGTCGACTTCCCGCTGCCGTTCTCCCCGACCAGGAGGGTGACTCCCGGGGCGAGCTCGAGCCCCTCGTCCAGCACCTGGGCGACCGCCGGGACGGACGCCGGCCAGGCTCGGCGATCCTCTGGTGCGGACTCGTCGGCGACCACGCGACGTACCGGCCGGCGATCGCGCAACCACCTGTCGGACGTCATGGGACGCGACGCTACAGCCGGACAGCGGCGTGCTCGTGGCC
Protein-coding regions in this window:
- a CDS encoding AAA family ATPase — protein: MTSDRWLRDRRPVRRVVADESAPEDRRAWPASVPAVAQVLDEGLELAPGVTLLVGENGSGKSTLVEAVAMAFGLAAEGGTRNVQEGTRATESPLHGWIRLERSPGAPRWGFFLRAETMHGYFTRQESFSTENDPQFHEMSHGESFLEVLRTRFDSPGLYCLDEPEAALSFSAQIALVGTLHDLAAAGAQVLCATHSPLLAALPGARILEIGPWGVREAVWEELELVAHWRRYLEHPMRYLRHVIDPV
- a CDS encoding pirin family protein produces the protein MTNPDRRPDEVTLSSGDEPRGVQVMTPREVPLGGPRAMHVRRTLPQRSRSLIGAWCFIDHYGPDDVEETGGMSVAPHPHTGLQTVSWLFEGEVEHRDSAGNHAMVRPGELNLMTGGRGISHSEVSPPSTSVLHGVQLWVALPDASRHTPPTFDHYVPPAVRGPRWEARVFLGSALGSTSPVPTHSPLLGAEIMLATGGSLTVDVDDSFEHGVLLDVGLISVDGEELKPGELAYLAPGRSVIEVAAGEEARLVLVGGPPFGEEIVMWWNFVGRSHEEIVGYRAEWQDQITRDGEIVSDSREVSDGRFGVVADQPLPPIPAPALPNVRLKLRR